From the Solanum lycopersicum chromosome 10, SLM_r2.1 genome, one window contains:
- the LOC138338775 gene encoding uncharacterized mitochondrial protein AtMg00810-like, with protein MDDKFKTLTDKKTWVLIPKPHERHPMGCKWVYKIKHNADGSICRFKTRLVAKGYNQEYGLNYSETFSLVIRQETIHLKVGLEKCTSQPTSMAVSSSTNRADTPFADITHFRSLIGTLQYLAITRPDIQFAVNRVAQRMHQPSEHDYHCLKRSLRYIFGTLGRGLLI; from the exons atggatgacaaGTTTAAGACTTTGACTGAtaagaaaacttgggttcttatACCTAAGCCCCATGAGCGGCACCCaatgggctgtaaatgggtgtacaaaattaaacacaatgcagatggcagtatttgCAGGTTCAAgactcgtttggttgctaaaggctacaatcaggagtatgggcttaattactccgagacattcagcCTTGTcattcggcaggaaaccattcacctg AAAgttggactggaaaaatgcaccagtcaaccaacatcgatggcagtctcttcgtctacgaatagagccgacaccccctttgccgatatcacccacttccgcagcctcattgggactctacagtatctggccattacccgtcctgacattCAGTTTGCTGTCAatcgagttgctcagcgcatgcatcaaccaagtgaacatgattaccattgtctaaaacgcagtctcaggtacatttttggcactcttggtcgagGTTTACTCATTtga